One window of Branchiostoma lanceolatum isolate klBraLanc5 chromosome 6, klBraLanc5.hap2, whole genome shotgun sequence genomic DNA carries:
- the LOC136436331 gene encoding uncharacterized protein, giving the protein MVLTLCTLRQDWYKMASKTVAVSSQNYASPSNLKDRGIRLKNQIVFFALCLFSIISIVTSLLLWSSRLEVPTKPARDKNAPVESSRSSPKPFSPVGSATSFNAEELRRIRSRFKLSENSVEGPSHLYVHVPINATTTSKQWQSWTKYLMIRNALEGFFNPKVRMVRATTPAESLERCRKDPAKGKGCPAITPIRHYSTCALVGNSGILLNSSCGNKIDSNDFVIRFNLGPL; this is encoded by the exons ATGGTCTTGACATTGTGTACCTTGCGACAAGACTGGTATAAAATGGCGTCGAAAACAGTCGCTGTATCGTCTCAAAACTACGCGTCCCCCTCAAACCTCAAGGATCGGGGAATACGACTTAAAAACCAAATCGTTTTCTTCGCTTTATGTCTTTTCTCAATCATTAGTATTGTCACAAGCCTTCTACTGTGGTCATCAAG ACTTGAGGTTCCGACGAAGCCAGCCAGAGACAAAAATGCCCCCGTTGAATCGAGTAGGAGTTCTCCAAAACCGTTCTCCCCAGTTGGCTCTGCGACGTCGTTCAATGCTGAAGAGTTGAGACGGATCAG ATCGAGATTTAAACTGTCAGAAAACTCTGTGGAAGGACCGTCTCATCTCTACGTCCATGTCCCCATCAACGCAACCACAACTTCAAAACAATGGCAAAGCTGGACGAAATACCTCATGATCAG AAACGCCTTGGAGGGTTTTTTCAACCCCAAAGTTCGAATGGTCCGGGCGACCACACCCGCGGAAAGTTTAGAACGTTGTCGTAAAGACCCGGCCAAGGGGAAGGGATGTCCTGCGATTACTCCAATACGTCACTACAGCACATGCGCACTGGTAGGAAACAGCGGCATCCTCCTGAATAGCAGCTGTGGCAACAAGATCGATTCAAACGACTTTGTCATCAG
- the LOC136436330 gene encoding alpha-2,8-sialyltransferase 8B-like, producing the protein MRTLKKSTLALFVVATAMLAVFGLLPTFVSKMSENAVEGPSHLYVHVPINATTTPKQRQSWTKYLMIRNALEGFFNPRVRIVRATTPAESLERCRKDAGKGKECPAITPIRHYSTCALVGNSGILLNSSCGEKIDSNDFVIRFNLGPLQDYSKDVGRNVNMTVINNLLLGKLFPMLRENKSSEIVNLLRPFNNSILLRAKGLYSTKFLAECKSMENITRGRGLNLTIALSNFNRTGTDKRLWAGLGGKLKSVPTTGLFLLGEAITFCDHVTMFGFYPFDHDRQKHPIPYHYWRDYIAFPSESKTPHRFVLEYKLLTALNNTGIIDYMKDCKV; encoded by the exons AGTCGACTCTCGCCTTGTTTGTGGTTGCGACGGCAATGCTGGCTGTATTCGGACTGCTCCCAACGTTTGT ATCGAAAATGTCAGAAAACGCTGTGGAAGGACCGTCTCATCTCTACGTCCATGTCCCCATCAACGCAACCACAACTCCAAAACAACGGCAAAGCTGGACGAAATACCTCATGATCAG AAACGCCTTGGAGGGTTTTTTCAACCCCAGAGTTCGAATCGTCAGGGCGACCACACCCGCGGAAAGTTTAGAACGTTGTCGTAAAGACGCGGGCAAGGGGAAGGAATGTCCTGCGATCACTCCAATACGTCACTACAGCACATGCGCACTGGTAGGAAACAGCGGCATCCTCCTGAATAGCAGCTGTGGTGAAAAGATCGACTCAAACGACTTCGTTATCAG ATTCAACCTGGGACCCCTCCAGGACTACTCGAAGGATGTTGGGCGTAACGTTAACATGACCGTCATTAACAATCTGCTCCTGGGGAAACTGTTTCCGATGTTGAGAGAAAATAAATCCTCAGAAATTGTGAATCTGCTCCGGCCGTTCAACAACTCGATCCTGCTGCGCGCCAAA GGTTTGTACAGTACCAAGTTCCTGGCCGAATGTAAATCCATGGAAAACATCACGAGAGGGAGGGGCTTGAACTTGACCATCGCTCTGTCAAACTTTAATAGAACCGGCACCGACAAAAG GTTGTGGGCAGGTCTCGGCGGGAAACTCAAGTCCGTTCCGACCACCGGTCTGTTTCTACTGGGGGAGGCCATAACGTTCTGTGATCACGTGACAATGTTCGGGTTCTATCCGTTCGACCACGACCGTCAGAAACACCCGATTCCCTACCACTATTGGAGAGACTATATAGCATTCCCCTCCGAGTCTAAGACCCCTCACCGATTCGTGCTTGAGTACAAGTTACTtacagctttaaacaataccGGAATCATAGATTACATGAAGGACTGCAAAGTTTAA